The following coding sequences are from one Halomicrobium zhouii window:
- the purD gene encoding phosphoribosylamine--glycine ligase: protein MTETVLLVGGGGREHAIARALADSEADLYACAGNRNPGIAAVAAGFEALDTTNPTAVTTYANEVGATLAVVGPEAPLAAGVADALDEAGVYAFGPQEAEARIETDKAFQRRFMRENDIPGCPDFATFDDMDAACEYIDEYDGDLAVKPAGLTGGKGVKVTGDQVTKEEAKEYLRNSDYDRVVLEERLVGEEFTVQALVANGDVRVSPAVQDHKRAYEGDEGPNTGGMGSYSDATLELPFMTEDEYMDAVDVLEATVDALEGFKGVLYGQFMLTAEGIKVVEFNARFGDPEAMNTLPVLNTDFLDVLVAAREGEELPQLSFAPQATVCKYAVPDGYPTEPEAGAKVQINEENAGEAILFYASVDERDDGIYTTTSRSFAVVGVADTISEAEQIAEDALAAAGEEGLRMRHDIGKADLVQQRIDHVRELRGD, encoded by the coding sequence ATGACAGAGACAGTGCTGCTCGTCGGCGGCGGCGGCCGGGAACACGCCATCGCACGCGCGCTGGCCGACTCCGAGGCGGACCTGTACGCCTGCGCGGGGAACCGGAACCCCGGCATCGCGGCCGTCGCGGCGGGATTCGAAGCGCTCGACACGACCAACCCGACGGCGGTGACGACGTACGCGAACGAAGTCGGCGCGACGCTCGCCGTCGTGGGTCCGGAGGCCCCGCTGGCGGCGGGCGTCGCCGACGCGCTGGACGAAGCCGGCGTCTACGCCTTCGGCCCGCAGGAGGCCGAGGCCCGCATCGAGACGGACAAGGCCTTCCAGCGACGGTTCATGCGCGAGAACGACATCCCGGGCTGTCCGGACTTCGCGACGTTCGACGACATGGACGCGGCCTGCGAGTACATCGACGAGTACGACGGCGACCTGGCGGTCAAGCCCGCCGGCCTCACCGGCGGCAAGGGCGTCAAGGTCACCGGCGACCAGGTTACCAAGGAGGAGGCCAAGGAGTACCTCCGGAACTCGGACTACGACCGCGTCGTCCTCGAGGAGCGCCTCGTCGGCGAGGAGTTCACCGTCCAGGCGCTCGTCGCCAACGGCGACGTCCGGGTCAGCCCCGCAGTCCAGGACCACAAGCGCGCCTACGAGGGCGACGAGGGCCCCAACACGGGCGGAATGGGATCCTACTCCGACGCGACCCTGGAACTGCCGTTCATGACCGAGGACGAGTACATGGACGCCGTCGACGTGCTGGAGGCCACCGTCGACGCCCTGGAGGGGTTCAAGGGCGTCCTCTACGGCCAGTTCATGCTCACCGCCGAGGGCATCAAGGTCGTCGAGTTCAACGCCCGCTTCGGCGACCCCGAGGCGATGAACACCCTCCCGGTGCTCAACACGGACTTCCTCGACGTCCTCGTCGCCGCGCGCGAGGGCGAGGAACTGCCCCAGCTCTCCTTCGCCCCGCAGGCCACCGTCTGCAAGTACGCCGTCCCCGACGGCTACCCGACGGAACCCGAAGCGGGCGCGAAAGTCCAGATAAACGAGGAGAACGCGGGCGAGGCCATCCTCTTCTACGCCAGCGTCGACGAGCGCGACGACGGCATCTACACGACCACGTCCCGGTCGTTCGCCGTCGTCGGCGTCGCGGACACCATCTCCGAGGCCGAACAGATAGCGGAGGACGCGCTGGCCGCCGCCGGCGAGGAGGGCCTGCGGATGCGCCACGACATCGGTAAAGCAGACCTCGTCCAGCAGCGCATCGACCACGTGAGAGAGCTTCGGGGCGACTAG
- a CDS encoding class I SAM-dependent methyltransferase codes for MTEYDAENRALWDAWSDEFQAMWNADTADGELPPIYSPLPDADSLADWQAERLPELDEMAFVELGCGGGQGTVGAAREGVGTAVGVDFSTEQLRHAVRLRNLYGVDARFVGGDVTDLPLDDSEFDLAHSGYVYFMVEDVESAFAEAHRVLREGGLLDVEIPHPYHEQFDPETLEFEHSYHADGPRREKHDEVLHEDIVVFDRRVSDLHNALVDAGFEVKRITETPNHDVASDYDEEDVAPGTSRELLANVPRTLGFWAVAT; via the coding sequence ATGACCGAGTACGACGCCGAGAACCGGGCGCTCTGGGACGCCTGGAGCGACGAATTCCAGGCGATGTGGAACGCCGACACGGCCGACGGGGAACTGCCCCCGATCTACTCGCCACTGCCAGATGCCGACTCGCTGGCGGACTGGCAGGCCGAACGACTTCCCGAGTTGGACGAGATGGCGTTCGTCGAACTGGGCTGTGGCGGCGGTCAGGGGACGGTGGGTGCCGCCCGGGAGGGGGTCGGAACCGCCGTCGGCGTGGACTTCTCGACCGAACAGCTCCGTCACGCAGTTCGCTTGCGAAACCTCTACGGCGTCGACGCCCGGTTCGTCGGCGGTGACGTGACGGACCTGCCGCTGGACGACAGCGAGTTCGACCTGGCCCACTCGGGCTACGTCTACTTCATGGTCGAGGACGTCGAGTCGGCGTTCGCGGAAGCGCACCGGGTGCTCCGCGAGGGCGGTCTCCTCGACGTCGAGATACCGCACCCGTACCACGAACAGTTCGACCCGGAGACGCTCGAATTCGAACACAGCTACCACGCCGATGGCCCCCGTCGGGAGAAGCACGACGAGGTGCTCCACGAGGACATCGTCGTCTTCGACCGGCGCGTGAGCGACCTCCACAACGCACTGGTCGACGCTGGTTTCGAAGTGAAGCGAATCACGGAGACGCCGAATCACGACGTCGCGAGCGACTACGACGAGGAGGACGTCGCCCCCGGCACGTCCCGGGAACTCCTCGCGAACGTCCCGCGCACGCTCGGATTCTGGGCGGTTGCGACGTGA
- a CDS encoding BCCT family transporter, producing MSDAEEGMFGKFLDEIDPAVFLFGAVITLGVIAAFFVSPTAVENGISALNDQMLGMFNWALLSIVFVIVVFLLFLIVGPWGSIKLGDESPEYSFLSFFAMLYSAGFAAGVVFWGPTEALFYYDSVPPLFGGVEGGSAEAMTVAIQQTLFHWALPQLAVFTIMGIAIGYFAYNYENVPLRVSSALTPILGADNLDGPAAKVIDILAVFATIGGVATSLGFIGSQFITGLDYQWGIEMGNLGILLVVTVMTLLFTTTMVLGVDKGIRRLSNFNMILFVVLMVATFVVGPTLFLILLGTQAIGGMMTDFVSMSLYTGAGLFGSGNPDATGWMNAWTVFYWAWALSWSPFAGLFIARISKGRTVREVAFTGIVATSAATIPWFTIVGGTAVWSQHNGIADFGAVMAGDMGAEVSGFILFETFPLGSVFMLAFMVLVTTFFVTSADSSTLAVSMMTTGGKARPSTFNRIFWGVVLGMTAAILMILGGTGSANTLQQAAIITGTPFAFVCFLAMLSLIRDFGETSGKVLLQDETVLYGPGRETESESPSGPGPGGPMEADDD from the coding sequence ATGAGTGACGCCGAGGAGGGGATGTTCGGCAAGTTCCTCGACGAGATCGATCCGGCGGTGTTCCTGTTCGGCGCGGTTATCACGCTCGGTGTCATCGCCGCGTTCTTCGTTAGCCCGACCGCCGTGGAGAACGGCATCTCGGCACTGAACGACCAGATGCTCGGGATGTTCAACTGGGCGCTGCTGTCCATCGTGTTCGTCATCGTCGTGTTCCTCCTGTTCCTGATCGTGGGCCCGTGGGGGTCGATCAAGCTGGGGGACGAGTCGCCGGAGTACAGCTTCCTGTCCTTCTTCGCGATGCTGTACTCGGCGGGGTTCGCCGCCGGTGTCGTCTTCTGGGGACCGACGGAGGCGCTGTTCTACTACGACAGCGTCCCACCGCTGTTCGGTGGCGTCGAGGGCGGTTCAGCCGAGGCAATGACCGTCGCCATCCAGCAGACGCTGTTCCACTGGGCGCTCCCACAGCTCGCCGTGTTCACGATCATGGGTATCGCCATCGGCTACTTCGCCTACAATTACGAGAACGTCCCCCTCAGGGTGTCTTCGGCGCTGACGCCGATACTGGGGGCCGACAACCTCGACGGCCCGGCCGCGAAGGTCATCGACATCCTCGCCGTCTTCGCGACCATCGGTGGCGTCGCGACGTCGCTGGGCTTCATCGGGAGCCAGTTCATCACCGGGCTCGACTACCAGTGGGGTATCGAGATGGGGAACCTCGGTATCCTCCTCGTGGTGACGGTGATGACGCTGTTGTTCACGACCACGATGGTCCTCGGGGTCGACAAGGGGATCCGCCGGCTATCGAACTTCAACATGATCCTGTTCGTCGTCCTCATGGTGGCGACGTTCGTCGTCGGCCCGACGCTGTTCCTGATCCTGCTCGGGACCCAGGCGATCGGTGGCATGATGACCGACTTCGTCTCGATGAGCCTCTACACCGGTGCCGGCCTCTTCGGTTCGGGGAACCCCGACGCGACCGGCTGGATGAACGCCTGGACGGTATTCTACTGGGCGTGGGCCCTCTCGTGGTCCCCGTTCGCGGGCCTGTTCATCGCCCGGATCTCGAAGGGACGGACCGTCCGAGAGGTCGCGTTCACCGGGATCGTCGCGACGTCCGCGGCCACCATCCCGTGGTTCACCATCGTCGGCGGGACCGCCGTCTGGTCCCAGCACAACGGCATCGCCGACTTCGGTGCGGTGATGGCTGGCGACATGGGTGCGGAGGTCTCCGGCTTCATCCTGTTCGAGACCTTCCCCCTGGGCTCGGTGTTCATGCTGGCCTTCATGGTCCTGGTGACGACGTTCTTCGTCACGTCCGCGGACTCGTCGACGCTGGCGGTTTCGATGATGACGACCGGCGGAAAGGCCCGTCCGTCGACGTTCAACCGGATCTTCTGGGGCGTCGTGCTCGGGATGACCGCCGCCATCCTCATGATCCTCGGCGGGACCGGGAGCGCGAACACGCTCCAGCAGGCGGCCATCATCACTGGGACGCCCTTCGCCTTCGTCTGCTTCCTCGCGATGCTCTCGCTGATACGGGACTTCGGAGAGACGTCCGGCAAGGTGCTCCTCCAGGACGAGACAGTGCTGTACGGTCCGGGCCGGGAAACCGAGTCCGAATCACCGTCCGGACCAGGACCCGGCGGTCCCATGGAGGCCGACGACGACTAG
- a CDS encoding amidohydrolase, with translation MSHLDRDRLSELRRAFHRHPEPGWREFRTTARVVEELERIGVDEIAVGREALATDERMAVPPDSELADWRERARETGVRSDILERTDGGHTGVVAVLDQGDGPCLGLRVDLDAISMEESAESDHRPAAEGFRSEHDGYMHACGHDAHLAIALGTIGAVTESDFEGTLKVFFQPAEEISGGGKAMAESGYLDDVDYLLAVHVGLDHPTGEIVAGSDRPLAMAHVTATFEGASAHAGKAPNEGANAMQAAATAIQNAYAIPRHSDGMTRVNVGRIEGGCASNVIAEEVTIEAEVRGETTALMEYARTELERVLYAAAEMHDCDVSPRVISDSPSVDSHPALRDLIGNVAWTVEGVERVVPSYDLGVSEDATYLMQRVQDDGGLASYVLVGTDHPTNHHTPTFDVDERSLDIGVSLLTETALQLSRQRP, from the coding sequence ATGTCACACTTGGATCGGGACAGACTGAGCGAGTTACGACGCGCGTTCCATCGCCACCCCGAACCGGGGTGGCGCGAGTTCCGGACGACGGCCCGGGTCGTCGAGGAACTCGAACGCATCGGCGTCGACGAGATAGCCGTCGGCCGCGAAGCCCTCGCGACGGACGAACGCATGGCGGTGCCGCCGGACTCGGAACTGGCCGACTGGCGCGAACGGGCCCGCGAGACGGGCGTCCGCTCTGACATCCTCGAACGGACCGACGGCGGCCACACGGGCGTCGTCGCGGTCCTCGACCAGGGCGATGGGCCGTGCCTCGGGCTGCGAGTCGACCTCGACGCCATCTCGATGGAGGAGTCGGCCGAGAGCGACCACAGACCCGCCGCGGAGGGATTCCGGTCCGAACACGACGGCTACATGCACGCCTGTGGCCACGACGCCCACCTCGCCATCGCACTGGGGACGATCGGGGCGGTCACGGAGAGCGACTTCGAGGGGACGCTGAAAGTGTTCTTCCAGCCCGCCGAGGAGATATCCGGCGGCGGGAAGGCGATGGCCGAGAGCGGCTACCTCGACGACGTCGACTACCTTTTGGCGGTCCACGTGGGTCTCGACCATCCGACCGGCGAGATAGTCGCGGGCAGTGACAGGCCCCTGGCGATGGCCCACGTGACCGCGACGTTCGAGGGGGCGAGCGCCCACGCCGGGAAGGCCCCGAACGAGGGGGCCAACGCCATGCAGGCGGCGGCGACCGCGATCCAGAACGCGTACGCGATACCTCGTCATAGCGACGGGATGACGCGCGTGAACGTCGGCCGCATCGAGGGTGGGTGTGCGAGCAACGTCATCGCCGAGGAGGTGACGATCGAGGCCGAGGTCCGGGGCGAGACGACCGCGCTGATGGAGTACGCGCGCACGGAACTCGAGCGCGTGCTGTACGCCGCCGCCGAGATGCACGACTGCGACGTCTCACCCCGGGTCATCAGCGACTCGCCCAGCGTCGACAGCCATCCCGCGCTTCGCGACCTCATCGGCAACGTGGCCTGGACGGTAGAGGGCGTCGAGCGAGTCGTGCCATCCTACGACCTCGGGGTCAGCGAGGACGCGACGTACCTGATGCAGCGGGTCCAGGACGACGGCGGCCTGGCGTCGTACGTCCTCGTCGGCACGGACCACCCGACCAACCACCACACGCCGACGTTCGACGTCGACGAGCGCAGTCTCGACATCGGCGTGTCGCTGCTGACCGAGACCGCGCTTCAGCTCTCCCGCCAGCGACCCTGA
- a CDS encoding mechanosensitive ion channel domain-containing protein — MQFDWPEIIRTIFSEQGAFVISLLILVTGAVLGYAVWRATRRLLYEAGVDEAVEGTPFERTTRSLGTSTIGLVSNLAALFVYVGSVLLALNVSQLFNTAIFWSRLTSFLPNLFVAIFALIVGLIAGDKAKLVVSERLRSVKVPEVGLLPELVKYSIFYLAALVALGQLNVAIEALLILLAAYTFGLVFFSGLAFWKLLAAAGAGFYLVLTQPYGIGDEVEIDDRRGIVQEVGVFVTHIENDGEEYIVPNQRVFQSGIVRVRE, encoded by the coding sequence ATGCAGTTCGACTGGCCGGAGATCATCCGAACGATCTTCTCGGAACAGGGCGCGTTCGTCATCTCCCTGCTGATCCTGGTCACGGGCGCCGTGCTCGGCTACGCCGTCTGGCGGGCGACGCGCCGGCTGCTGTACGAAGCAGGCGTCGACGAGGCCGTGGAAGGCACCCCGTTCGAACGGACGACACGGAGCCTCGGCACGTCGACGATCGGTCTGGTCTCGAATCTCGCCGCCCTGTTCGTCTACGTCGGCTCGGTGCTCCTGGCGCTCAACGTCTCGCAGCTGTTCAACACCGCAATCTTCTGGTCGCGCCTGACCAGCTTCCTGCCGAACCTGTTCGTCGCCATCTTCGCCCTCATCGTCGGCCTCATCGCCGGCGACAAGGCCAAGCTGGTCGTCAGTGAACGCCTCCGGAGCGTCAAGGTCCCCGAGGTCGGCCTGCTCCCGGAACTCGTCAAGTACAGTATCTTCTACCTCGCCGCGCTCGTCGCGCTCGGCCAGCTCAACGTCGCCATCGAGGCGCTGTTGATCCTGCTCGCCGCCTACACGTTCGGGCTGGTGTTCTTCAGCGGCCTGGCGTTCTGGAAACTCCTCGCGGCCGCTGGAGCGGGTTTCTACCTCGTGCTGACGCAACCCTACGGCATCGGGGACGAAGTCGAGATCGACGACCGCCGCGGCATCGTCCAGGAGGTCGGCGTGTTCGTCACCCACATCGAGAACGACGGCGAGGAGTACATCGTCCCGAACCAGCGGGTGTTTCAGTCCGGCATCGTCCGCGTCCGGGAGTGA
- a CDS encoding Rid family detoxifying hydrolase → MSDPTRVSTADAPRNDNPYSQGVRAGDTLYVSGFGPVDPDTGVDVDGDVRAQTDQVLDSIAAVVDGAGGDGLADVVKVTVYLTDLDDYDSVNGAYEKRFDEPFPARVCVEVSRLPGDVRVELDAIASLGGE, encoded by the coding sequence ATGTCCGATCCAACCCGGGTTTCGACGGCAGACGCCCCACGCAACGACAATCCCTACTCGCAGGGAGTCCGGGCCGGCGACACGCTGTACGTCTCCGGGTTCGGCCCAGTGGACCCGGACACGGGTGTGGACGTCGACGGCGACGTCCGGGCCCAGACCGACCAGGTGCTCGACAGTATCGCCGCGGTCGTCGACGGGGCCGGCGGCGACGGGCTCGCCGACGTCGTCAAGGTCACCGTCTACCTGACCGACCTGGACGACTACGACAGCGTCAACGGGGCCTACGAGAAGCGGTTCGACGAACCGTTCCCGGCCAGAGTCTGCGTCGAGGTGTCGCGACTGCCCGGTGACGTCCGCGTCGAACTGGACGCTATCGCGTCTCTCGGTGGGGAGTGA
- the dacZ gene encoding diadenylate cyclase DacZ, with the protein MSELRDLLDDVVADADALFLFSPSGSFYERFDDLNDVELVVVAPENAVDSDAFVELPIDFTDLQGRVRFGIEGAVDQGFVEEEAEVVCVVDVFGEQADTITRVQASEFSRSGVYDLFVNSRAEPAVIRDVLEVAIGLGKKGQKGKPVGALFVVGDAGKVMNKSRPLSYNPFEKSHVHVGDPIVNVMLKEFSRLDGAFVISDAGKIVSAYRYLEPSAEGVDIPKGLGARHMAAGAITRDTNAIAIVLSESDGLVRGFKGGELILELDPEEY; encoded by the coding sequence ATGAGCGAGTTGCGTGACCTGCTCGACGACGTGGTAGCCGACGCCGACGCACTCTTCCTCTTCTCCCCGAGCGGGTCGTTCTACGAGCGGTTCGACGACCTGAACGACGTCGAACTCGTGGTCGTCGCCCCGGAGAACGCGGTCGACTCGGACGCCTTCGTCGAGCTTCCGATCGACTTCACCGACCTCCAGGGACGCGTCCGATTCGGCATCGAGGGCGCCGTCGACCAGGGGTTCGTCGAGGAGGAAGCGGAGGTCGTCTGCGTCGTCGACGTCTTCGGCGAACAGGCCGACACGATCACCCGGGTACAGGCCAGCGAGTTCTCCCGGTCCGGTGTCTACGACCTGTTCGTCAACAGCCGGGCCGAACCCGCCGTCATCCGCGACGTGCTGGAGGTGGCCATCGGCCTCGGGAAGAAGGGCCAGAAGGGCAAGCCCGTCGGCGCCCTGTTCGTCGTCGGCGACGCCGGCAAGGTGATGAACAAGTCCCGCCCGCTGTCGTACAACCCCTTCGAGAAGTCCCACGTCCACGTCGGTGACCCGATCGTGAACGTGATGCTCAAGGAGTTCTCCCGGCTCGACGGTGCGTTCGTCATCAGCGACGCGGGGAAGATCGTCTCCGCGTACCGCTACCTCGAGCCCTCCGCCGAGGGCGTGGACATCCCCAAGGGACTGGGCGCCCGCCACATGGCCGCCGGCGCCATCACCCGCGATACCAACGCCATCGCCATCGTCCTCTCCGAGAGCGACGGGCTGGTCAGGGGGTTCAAGGGCGGTGAGCTGATCCTGGAGTTGGATCCGGAGGAGTACTGA
- a CDS encoding aspartate aminotransferase family protein, translated as MTAGPPIEELHYADAPDVDDVPGPNTRALLERQREIDSSAVAYPDDIPIAFEEGRGATVRDADGNTYIDLFAGIGVLNVGHSNPYVLEAVHEQADKFVHTVDFPTEARLELIEKLDEIAPDGLRGRNRVVFGGPTGSDAIEAAIKLAKYNTGGDGLIAFRGAYHGATSGAMSVTSNTKFKGHYTPLLPDVVHAPYPYPFHLDRSPREAVDHALAEVRAIVEDPYGGLANPAGMIVEPMLGEGGIVAPPEGFLQGLRDIADDNDLLLVFDEIQSGLGRTGEWWACDWDGVAPDVMTSAKALGGAGFPLSATIYHEDLDTWGPGDHAGTYRGHVVGMRAGTRAIEYVQEHDLLAHARDLGEYIQGRLREVAADNDHLAVVRGRGLFVGAEFVDADGNPDGDLVDAIQQYCFEHGVLIWTAGRYGNVLRFLPPLVLTRDLAETALDVVVEAVEATTTEAKRTA; from the coding sequence ATGACGGCAGGACCGCCGATCGAGGAGCTACACTACGCCGACGCCCCCGACGTCGACGACGTGCCGGGGCCGAACACGCGGGCGTTGCTCGAGCGACAGCGCGAGATCGACAGCAGCGCGGTCGCGTACCCGGACGACATCCCGATCGCGTTCGAGGAGGGGCGTGGCGCGACCGTCCGCGACGCCGACGGGAACACGTACATCGACCTGTTCGCCGGGATCGGCGTCCTCAACGTCGGTCACTCGAACCCGTACGTCCTGGAGGCCGTCCACGAACAGGCCGACAAGTTCGTCCACACCGTGGACTTCCCGACCGAGGCGCGACTCGAACTGATCGAGAAACTCGACGAGATCGCTCCCGACGGACTGCGGGGCCGCAACCGCGTTGTGTTCGGCGGCCCGACCGGGAGCGACGCCATCGAGGCCGCTATCAAACTCGCGAAGTACAACACGGGCGGCGACGGGCTCATCGCCTTCCGCGGCGCGTACCACGGCGCGACGTCGGGCGCGATGAGCGTCACGTCGAACACGAAGTTCAAGGGCCACTACACGCCGCTCCTTCCCGACGTCGTCCACGCGCCCTACCCGTACCCGTTCCACCTCGACAGGTCGCCCCGGGAGGCCGTCGACCACGCCCTGGCGGAGGTCCGGGCCATCGTCGAGGACCCCTACGGCGGTCTCGCCAACCCGGCCGGGATGATCGTCGAGCCGATGCTGGGCGAAGGCGGCATCGTCGCGCCGCCCGAGGGGTTCCTGCAGGGACTCCGAGACATCGCGGACGACAACGACCTCCTGCTCGTCTTCGACGAGATCCAGAGCGGACTCGGGCGGACCGGCGAGTGGTGGGCCTGTGACTGGGACGGCGTGGCCCCCGACGTGATGACCTCCGCGAAGGCGCTCGGGGGCGCCGGCTTCCCGCTGTCGGCGACCATCTACCACGAAGACCTGGACACGTGGGGCCCGGGCGACCACGCCGGCACGTATCGCGGCCACGTCGTCGGGATGCGCGCCGGCACTCGCGCTATCGAGTACGTCCAGGAACACGACCTCCTCGCGCACGCCCGCGACCTGGGCGAGTACATCCAGGGACGCCTCCGGGAAGTCGCCGCAGACAACGACCACCTGGCAGTCGTCCGTGGCAGGGGGCTGTTCGTCGGCGCGGAGTTCGTCGACGCAGACGGGAACCCTGACGGTGACCTCGTCGACGCGATTCAGCAGTACTGTTTCGAGCACGGCGTCCTGATCTGGACGGCGGGTCGCTACGGCAACGTGTTGCGGTTCCTGCCGCCGCTCGTCCTGACCCGCGACCTCGCCGAGACGGCGCTCGACGTCGTCGTCGAAGCCGTCGAGGCGACGACCACCGAAGCGAAACGGACGGCCTGA
- a CDS encoding aminotransferase class III-fold pyridoxal phosphate-dependent enzyme, with amino-acid sequence MDRDTAEPDVGAFPGPNARKWVTFHQAHSAPSEYSHEFVWDVTGEADGPFVTDVDGNVLLDFTCHIGAAPLGYHNEKVLSKVREFDLVEPMKIAGQDLYFGFGPDPATAEFPGSSHLMEKLVDVSTHYGMDTVFLSNSGAEAMENAMKITHDHRAPAKYGVVFAGSFHGRTLGTLSLTKSKEVYTRHYPEISGVETVPFCDDRSCDAGSCDCGFFTGTGSQLRTSLSPEGGYIDPAEIAFVALEPIQGVGGYRFPSEAFMQEIADVTGEYDIPLIVDEIQSGVGRTGEIWASDHYPIEPDVIASAKGLRVGATISRSDIFPAEKNRLGSTFGGGDLLGSMMGAFTLAAIDEHDLLDNATVRGRQAKELLRDDAPGHVEDVRGKGLMLAVTFDTPDRRDAVVRESLQRGLLTLGCGKQTIRLLPPLDSTTREIELGVGIFVDAIEAAGAVARGV; translated from the coding sequence ATGGATAGGGACACGGCGGAACCCGACGTCGGCGCGTTTCCCGGTCCGAACGCCCGGAAGTGGGTGACGTTCCACCAGGCGCACTCGGCGCCAAGCGAGTACTCTCACGAGTTCGTGTGGGACGTGACGGGCGAGGCGGACGGCCCCTTCGTCACCGACGTCGACGGAAACGTCCTGCTCGATTTTACCTGCCACATCGGCGCGGCCCCGCTCGGGTACCACAACGAGAAGGTCCTCTCGAAGGTCCGCGAGTTCGACCTGGTCGAGCCGATGAAGATCGCGGGCCAGGACCTCTACTTCGGCTTCGGTCCGGACCCGGCGACTGCCGAATTTCCCGGCTCCAGCCACCTGATGGAGAAGCTCGTGGACGTTTCGACCCACTACGGGATGGACACCGTGTTCCTCTCGAACTCCGGGGCCGAGGCCATGGAGAACGCGATGAAGATAACCCACGACCACCGCGCGCCCGCCAAGTACGGCGTCGTGTTCGCCGGCAGCTTCCACGGCCGGACGCTCGGCACGCTCTCGCTGACGAAGTCCAAGGAGGTGTACACGCGCCACTACCCCGAGATCAGCGGGGTCGAGACCGTGCCGTTCTGTGACGACCGGTCCTGTGACGCCGGGAGCTGCGACTGCGGCTTCTTCACCGGCACGGGGTCCCAGCTCCGAACGTCTCTGTCACCGGAGGGCGGATACATCGACCCCGCGGAAATCGCCTTCGTCGCCCTCGAACCGATCCAGGGCGTTGGGGGCTATCGCTTCCCCAGCGAGGCGTTCATGCAGGAGATAGCCGACGTGACCGGGGAGTACGACATCCCGCTGATCGTCGACGAGATACAGTCCGGCGTGGGCCGGACCGGCGAGATCTGGGCCTCGGACCACTACCCGATCGAACCGGACGTGATCGCGAGCGCGAAGGGACTGCGCGTCGGCGCGACCATTTCTCGCTCCGATATCTTCCCCGCCGAGAAGAACCGCCTCGGGTCGACGTTCGGCGGCGGCGACCTGCTCGGGTCGATGATGGGCGCGTTCACGCTCGCGGCCATCGACGAACACGACCTGCTCGACAACGCCACGGTCCGCGGTCGGCAGGCGAAGGAACTGCTCAGAGACGACGCGCCGGGCCACGTCGAGGACGTCCGCGGGAAGGGCCTGATGCTGGCGGTGACGTTCGACACTCCCGACCGACGGGACGCCGTCGTCCGCGAGTCGCTGCAGCGCGGCCTCCTGACCCTCGGTTGCGGAAAGCAGACGATCCGACTCCTCCCGCCGTTGGACTCAACGACTCGGGAGATAGAACTCGGCGTCGGCATCTTCGTCGACGCCATCGAGGCCGCGGGTGCGGTCGCGAGAGGCGTCTAG
- a CDS encoding acyltransferase: MDRHPTTGPHNSLMHWPDAKHPLRLVVNFLVVWTVRYSPSLRLKNWLLRRLGADVGEGVAFALTATPDVFWPELVTVGDHAIVGYDATLLCHEFLQDEYRTGEIVVGERVMIGAGAVVLPGVEIGDGAQVGANSVVTRDVPPETTVAGIPAEPIEE, translated from the coding sequence ATCGACCGGCATCCGACGACCGGGCCCCACAACTCCCTGATGCACTGGCCCGACGCGAAACACCCGCTCCGGCTGGTCGTCAACTTCCTCGTCGTCTGGACCGTCCGGTACTCGCCGAGTCTACGACTGAAGAATTGGCTCCTCCGCAGGCTGGGCGCCGACGTCGGAGAGGGCGTCGCCTTCGCTCTGACCGCGACGCCGGACGTGTTCTGGCCCGAGCTCGTCACCGTCGGCGACCACGCGATCGTCGGCTACGACGCGACGCTGCTGTGCCACGAGTTCCTCCAGGACGAGTACCGCACCGGGGAAATCGTCGTCGGCGAGCGCGTGATGATCGGCGCCGGCGCCGTCGTGCTCCCGGGCGTGGAAATCGGGGACGGCGCGCAGGTCGGGGCCAACTCCGTCGTGACGCGGGACGTCCCGCCGGAGACGACGGTCGCCGGAATTCCGGCGGAACCGATCGAGGAATAA